Proteins from a single region of Strix aluco isolate bStrAlu1 chromosome W, bStrAlu1.hap1, whole genome shotgun sequence:
- the LOC141917663 gene encoding uncharacterized protein LOC141917663 translates to MSSERVAAASAAAALGPAPNLDISATAPLPPLPPCPDHGRKDGPAPSPPSAPSPRGDEGGGDSTPLAAPAALGEPKNPFDLTIVPPGPRRAAGSKFKTASSGAGSTGRVSDANRKGTEEKPKETKDASSGRDPGEGGGTEDLCPPLPPSQNNPSGEESPASQAGSADIKTLLLHIVDKLDNLTVSQAEKREQKSYTFSSNTGPQPSAPPDPSLEYAVPVPATVPSSSHPAASHLFSSQAQSASAATRRWKGVLKDAILEGSFIPETVQAFPVSFNTVTGANEWDPLDWKLLEKARASVIQNGLHHQLTKQIIHYIFSSSLLIPKDIDQIAAVILTPSQKMLFESAWSKLANEEQVRPRPQGDPLHLVQAQMLLGTGPFTAVDLQVNLSNEVLRLSQSGPTVCT, encoded by the coding sequence atgagtagtgagcgtgTGGCTGCGGCGTCTGCCGCTGCAGCTCTCGGACCGGCCCctaatcttgatatatcagccacggcgccgctgccgccgctaccgccctgcCCCGACCATGGCCGGAAGGACGGaccggccccttcccccccctcagccccctcgccccggggcgaTGAGGGAGGGGGGGACTCGACGCCGCTTGCAGCGCCCGCCGCGCTGGGTGAGCCGAAAAATCCGTTTGATTTAACGATtgtgccgccggggccgcggcgagcGGCGGGATCTAAATTCAAAACTGCGTCATCAGGGGCGGGAAGCACCGGAAGGGTgtctgatgccaaccggaaagggactgaggagaaaccgaaagagacCAAAGACGCCAGTAGTGGGCGGGACCCAGGCGAGGGCGGGGGTACAGAGGATTTGTGCCCGCCCCTCCCACCCTCACAGAACAACCCCTCGGGAGAAGAGAGCCCCGCCTCACAAGCCGGCTCTGCAGACATTAAAACTTTACTCCTGCACATTGTAGACAAGCTTGACAACTTGACtgtatcacaggcagagaagagggagcagaaatcatataccttttcgtcaaatacgggaccacagccatctgctcctcctgatccatcgctcgagtaTGCAGTTCCTGTGCCTGCTACTGTGCCCTCAtcatctcaccctgcagcttcgcatcttttttcttcacaggcgCAGAGTGCCTCTGCAGCTACACGCCGATGGAAAGGAGTTCTTAAAGATGCTATACTAGAAgggtcttttatcccagaaaccgtacaagcatttccagtttcctttaatactgttactggcgccaatgagtgggatcccttagattggaaattgcttgaaaaagctagggcttcagtaatccaaaatggtcttcatcaccaattgaccaaacaaatcattcactatatcttctcgtcatcgttgttaattccaaaagatattgatcaaatagcggcagttattttaactccatctcagaaaatgttatttgaaagcgcATGGTCGAAGTTAGCTAATGAAGAACAGGTTCGTCCGcgcccacagggtgatccccttcatcttgtccaagcacaaatgctattgggtacagggcccttcaccgcagtagatctacaggtcaatctctctaatgaagtgttacggCTATCACAGTCAGGCCCTACTGtctgtacctga